One part of the Roseomonas gilardii genome encodes these proteins:
- a CDS encoding carbonic anhydrase produces MLAGLGALAALPMASPVRRVMAAEAVPKTSLTSDQALDLMKKGNDEFVAGAPQHALLGRERRLELAHGQAPFCILVGCSDSRVPPELLFNRGLGEIFIVRNAGNTVDTAAMGSVEYGVGVLGCPLVIVLGHESCGAVAAAIDVVQKNASFPGVIGEMVQPIIPAALAARDEKGGMTLNAAVHENARRVAKRLKTQSVVVQQAVAQGRLRVVAAYYRLADGDVEWFEEI; encoded by the coding sequence ATGCTCGCCGGTCTCGGCGCGCTGGCGGCGCTGCCCATGGCCTCGCCCGTCCGGCGCGTCATGGCGGCGGAGGCGGTGCCCAAGACCAGCCTGACCAGCGATCAGGCGCTGGATCTGATGAAGAAGGGCAATGACGAGTTCGTCGCCGGCGCCCCCCAGCACGCCCTCCTGGGGCGCGAGCGTCGGCTGGAGCTGGCGCATGGCCAGGCGCCTTTCTGCATCCTGGTCGGCTGCTCCGACAGCCGCGTGCCGCCGGAACTGCTGTTCAACCGCGGGCTGGGCGAGATCTTCATCGTGCGCAATGCCGGCAATACCGTGGACACGGCGGCCATGGGCAGCGTCGAGTATGGCGTCGGCGTGCTGGGCTGCCCGCTGGTGATCGTGCTCGGCCATGAGAGCTGCGGCGCCGTCGCCGCCGCGATCGACGTGGTGCAGAAGAACGCCAGCTTCCCCGGCGTGATCGGGGAAATGGTGCAGCCGATCATCCCCGCCGCGCTGGCGGCGCGCGACGAGAAAGGCGGGATGACGCTGAACGCGGCGGTGCACGAGAACGCGCGCCGTGTCGCGAAGCGCCTGAAGACGCAGAGCGTGGTGGTGCAGCAGGCCGTGGCCCAGGGCCGGCTGCGGGTGGTGGCGGCCTATTACCGCCTCGCCGATGGCGATGTGGAGTGGTTCGAGGAGATCTGA
- a CDS encoding SMR family transporter — MRPYLFLLVAICGEVAGTLSLKASDGFTRLWPSVFTVLCYVLTFYMLSLAIRTIPVGVAYAIWSGLGIVMISVLSLALFRQHLDLPAILGMALILAGVLVINLFSRSTGH, encoded by the coding sequence ATGCGTCCCTATCTCTTCCTGCTGGTGGCGATCTGCGGCGAGGTCGCGGGCACCTTGTCGCTGAAGGCCTCGGACGGGTTCACCCGCCTCTGGCCCTCGGTCTTCACGGTGCTCTGCTACGTGCTGACCTTCTACATGCTGTCGCTGGCGATCCGGACCATCCCGGTGGGCGTGGCCTATGCCATCTGGTCCGGCCTTGGCATCGTCATGATCTCGGTGCTGAGCCTCGCCCTGTTCCGCCAGCATCTGGACTTGCCGGCGATCCTGGGCATGGCGCTGATCCTGGCGGGCGTGCTGGTGATCAACCTCTTCTCCCGCTCCACCGGGCACTGA
- a CDS encoding intermembrane transport protein PqiB, protein MSGTEPPAGGMSREPVPGQSPDSPREARIRHRRFSAIWLIPIVAALVTGYLGWRTFSDRGPLITVSFGNADGLTAGQTPVRFKSVQVGMVESIHLTTDLRRVDARIRMDRAVGDHVTEHSRFWVVRPRLSGASVSGLETIVSGSYIEFDPGEPGKEQFRFNGLENPPGRRSDEPGRDFVLRARRLGPIDRGSPVFFRDVEVGQVLSYNAPEIDGSFTLHIFVRAPYSEYVRKGSRFWNASGVSLRLGAEGVRVELESARALLAGGIAFDTPPQLRDQPPAPEEESFTLYSDLEAAIAATSENRLTFLLYFDGSVRGLSPGAPVLLRGIRIGSVLDVKLEYDQAADRFRVPVHIAIEPDRISFPAGRPTREVRAMAEEMVAKGMRAQLTSGSLLTGQLVVSMDFMPDAPPASVRMEGEEIVLPSIGGGTDNIMAAVSNIAGKLERFPIEEIGRNLNGALASVNGVVGGPDLRNALNALSSSLGSARDLIRKADSGMTPLLRRLPGIADNLDQTVARASTAIRSIERGYGGDSEVNREMERLMSQLTDTARSVRLLADFLNRHPEALIRGRTGAATER, encoded by the coding sequence ATGAGCGGAACAGAACCCCCGGCCGGCGGCATGTCGCGCGAGCCGGTCCCGGGCCAGAGCCCCGACAGCCCGCGCGAGGCGCGGATCCGCCACCGCCGTTTCTCCGCGATCTGGCTGATCCCCATCGTGGCGGCGCTGGTCACCGGCTATCTCGGCTGGCGCACCTTCTCCGACCGCGGGCCGCTGATCACCGTGAGCTTCGGCAATGCGGATGGCCTGACCGCCGGGCAGACGCCGGTGCGCTTCAAGTCCGTGCAGGTCGGGATGGTGGAGAGCATCCATCTCACCACCGACCTCCGCCGCGTGGACGCGCGCATCCGCATGGACCGTGCGGTCGGCGATCATGTCACCGAACACAGCCGCTTCTGGGTGGTGCGGCCGCGCCTTTCCGGCGCCAGCGTCTCCGGGCTGGAGACCATCGTGTCCGGCAGCTACATCGAGTTCGATCCTGGCGAGCCGGGCAAGGAGCAGTTCCGCTTCAACGGGCTGGAGAACCCGCCCGGCCGCCGCTCCGACGAACCGGGCCGCGACTTCGTGCTGCGCGCGCGGCGCCTGGGCCCGATCGACCGGGGATCGCCGGTCTTCTTCCGCGATGTCGAGGTCGGGCAGGTGCTCAGCTACAACGCGCCCGAGATCGACGGCAGCTTCACCCTGCACATCTTCGTGCGCGCGCCCTATAGCGAGTATGTCCGCAAGGGCTCGCGCTTCTGGAACGCATCGGGCGTCAGCCTGCGCCTGGGGGCGGAGGGCGTGCGGGTGGAGCTGGAAAGCGCCCGCGCGCTGCTCGCCGGCGGCATCGCCTTCGACACCCCGCCGCAGCTTCGCGACCAGCCGCCGGCGCCGGAGGAGGAGAGCTTCACGCTCTACAGCGACCTGGAGGCCGCGATCGCCGCGACCTCGGAGAACCGGCTCACCTTCCTGCTTTATTTCGATGGCTCGGTGCGCGGCCTCTCGCCCGGTGCGCCGGTGCTGCTGCGCGGCATCCGGATCGGCAGCGTCCTCGACGTCAAGCTGGAATACGACCAGGCGGCGGACCGCTTCCGCGTGCCCGTGCACATCGCCATCGAGCCGGACCGGATCTCCTTTCCCGCCGGCCGTCCGACGCGCGAGGTGCGCGCGATGGCCGAGGAGATGGTGGCCAAGGGCATGCGCGCGCAGCTCACCAGCGGCAGCCTGCTCACCGGGCAGCTCGTGGTCTCCATGGACTTCATGCCGGATGCGCCACCCGCCTCCGTGCGCATGGAGGGCGAGGAGATCGTGCTGCCCAGCATCGGCGGCGGCACCGACAACATCATGGCGGCGGTCAGCAACATCGCGGGCAAGCTCGAACGCTTCCCGATCGAGGAGATCGGCCGCAACCTGAACGGCGCGCTGGCCTCGGTGAACGGGGTGGTGGGGGGGCCGGATCTGCGCAACGCGCTCAACGCGCTCAGCAGCAGCCTGGGCTCGGCGCGCGACCTGATCCGCAAGGCCGACAGCGGCATGACCCCGCTGCTGCGCCGCCTGCCCGGCATCGCCGACAACCTCGACCAGACCGTGGCCCGCGCCAGCACCGCCATCCGCTCCATCGAGCGCGGCTATGGCGGCGATTCCGAGGTGAACCGCGAGATGGAGCGCCTGATGTCCCAGCTCACCGACACCGCCCGTTCCGTGCGCCTGCTGGCCGATTTCCTGAACCGGCATCCGGAGGCGCTGATCCGCGGCCGGACCGGCGCCGCCACCGAGCGATGA
- a CDS encoding PqiC family protein, translating into MPRTLTRRRLGALLPALAATLAATGALTGCASPGPAYYRLSAQAGPALPGRGRQVQLRRVGIPGYLDRPGLVRAREGGRLDVADVESWPEPFGDMVTRVLAENLALRLPGDSVAAEGGALRIPASILAEVQIQRFEAGPDGVVELLAQAAVRPRNQDAAASRTLRFRVPSGVPGAGVSGASVSGTGAKGPDAAGVVAAMDQALGQFADSLAGMIAAMPATALTAR; encoded by the coding sequence ATGCCCCGGACCCTCACCCGCCGCCGCCTCGGCGCCCTGCTGCCTGCCCTGGCGGCCACCTTGGCGGCCACCGGCGCGCTCACGGGCTGCGCCTCGCCCGGCCCGGCCTATTACCGCCTGTCCGCCCAGGCCGGCCCCGCCCTGCCGGGAAGGGGAAGGCAGGTCCAGCTCCGCCGCGTGGGCATCCCCGGCTATCTCGACCGCCCGGGGCTGGTCCGGGCGCGGGAGGGCGGGCGCCTGGACGTGGCCGATGTGGAAAGCTGGCCCGAACCCTTCGGCGACATGGTGACACGCGTGCTGGCCGAGAACTTGGCGCTGCGCCTGCCGGGGGATTCCGTGGCGGCGGAGGGCGGCGCGCTGCGGATTCCGGCGAGTATCCTGGCCGAGGTGCAGATCCAGCGCTTCGAGGCCGGGCCGGACGGCGTGGTGGAACTGCTCGCCCAGGCGGCGGTGCGCCCCCGCAACCAGGATGCCGCCGCAAGCCGCACGCTGCGCTTCCGCGTGCCGTCCGGTGTGCCGGGGGCCGGTGTGTCGGGGGCCAGTGTGTCCGGGACCGGTGCGAAAGGGCCGGATGCGGCCGGTGTGGTGGCCGCGATGGATCAGGCCCTGGGCCAGTTCGCGGATTCGCTGGCCGGGATGATCGCCGCCATGCCGGCGACGGCGCTCACCGCCCGTTAA
- a CDS encoding dihydroorotase translates to MAAYDLILRGGTCVLPWGEERTDIGVRDGRIAAIGLAASDTAEEVLDCAGLHILPGLIDPHVHLRDPGQGAGPDMTVESIETGTRAAILGGITALFDMPNTSPAITSRETLDNKRAYLAGRAWCDMGLYVGATRTNIAGLAELELQPNVCGIKVFAGSSTGDLMVEDDASLEAVMRSGRRRIAYHSEDEYRLQERKPHYAAGGPYALHAEWRDVECAFLGTRRLMALAHKTQRPAHILHVSTAEELDYLKDYRDVATVEVLVNHLTQVAPEAYERLGPYAVMNPPIRDARHMEAAWAAVRDGTVDCIGSDHAPHSRAAKERPWPATAAGLTGVQTMVPVMLNHVAEGRLPLTRLVDLMSAGPARVYGVTAKGRLAAGYDADFTIVDLKRRRTIEESWIASPCGWTPFAGMECTGWPVMTVIRGVPVMREDEVIGAPRGEPVRFAEARGT, encoded by the coding sequence ATGGCGGCCTATGACCTGATCCTGCGCGGCGGCACCTGCGTCCTGCCCTGGGGGGAGGAGCGGACCGATATCGGGGTGCGCGACGGGCGGATCGCGGCGATCGGCCTGGCCGCCTCCGACACGGCGGAGGAGGTGCTGGACTGCGCCGGGCTGCACATCCTCCCCGGGCTGATCGACCCGCATGTGCATCTGCGCGACCCGGGCCAGGGCGCCGGGCCGGATATGACGGTGGAAAGCATCGAGACGGGCACCCGCGCCGCCATCCTGGGCGGGATCACGGCGCTCTTCGACATGCCGAACACCAGCCCCGCCATCACCTCGCGCGAGACGCTGGACAACAAGCGCGCCTATCTCGCCGGCCGCGCCTGGTGCGACATGGGCCTCTATGTCGGCGCCACCAGAACGAACATCGCCGGGCTGGCGGAGCTGGAACTCCAGCCCAATGTCTGCGGCATCAAGGTCTTCGCCGGTTCCTCGACGGGCGACCTGATGGTGGAGGACGATGCCAGCCTGGAGGCCGTGATGCGCTCCGGCCGCCGCCGCATCGCCTATCATTCGGAGGACGAGTACCGGCTGCAGGAGCGCAAGCCGCACTACGCCGCCGGCGGCCCCTATGCCCTGCATGCCGAGTGGCGCGATGTGGAATGCGCCTTCCTCGGCACGCGGCGGCTGATGGCGCTGGCGCACAAGACGCAGCGCCCGGCGCATATCCTGCACGTCTCCACGGCGGAGGAGCTGGACTACCTCAAGGACTATCGCGACGTCGCCACGGTCGAGGTGCTGGTGAACCACCTGACCCAGGTGGCGCCGGAGGCCTATGAGCGGCTGGGGCCCTATGCCGTGATGAACCCGCCGATCCGCGACGCGCGCCACATGGAGGCCGCCTGGGCCGCCGTGCGTGACGGTACGGTGGACTGCATCGGCTCCGACCACGCGCCGCATTCCCGCGCCGCCAAGGAACGCCCCTGGCCCGCCACCGCCGCCGGGCTCACCGGGGTGCAGACCATGGTGCCGGTGATGCTGAACCACGTGGCCGAGGGCCGCCTGCCGCTCACCCGGCTGGTGGACCTGATGAGCGCCGGGCCCGCCCGGGTCTATGGCGTGACGGCCAAGGGACGGCTCGCCGCCGGCTACGACGCCGATTTCACCATCGTGGACCTCAAGCGCCGCCGCACCATCGAGGAAAGCTGGATCGCCTCGCCCTGCGGCTGGACGCCCTTCGCCGGGATGGAATGCACCGGCTGGCCGGTGATGACCGTGATCCGCGGCGTGCCGGTGATGCGCGAGGACGAGGTGATCGGCGCCCCGCGCGGCGAGCCGGTGCGCTTCGCCGAGGCGCGCGGCACCTGA
- the asnB gene encoding asparagine synthase (glutamine-hydrolyzing), translated as MCGIAGLALRTGQAPDSRVLEALTRALAHRGPDGQGHHVVGPVALAHTRLAIIDLETGDQPLFAGPAALVGNGEIYNNPELRAANAFSCATGSDCEPPLHLWRQEGIRFADGLRGMWALAIHDRSARRVVLSRDPFGIKPLYIAEVAGGVAFASEPQALVAAGLVAPKVRAESRDELMQLQFTTGAETIFEGIQRVLPGETLAISDGAVVERHRQPALPEGGPEEIGEAEAIARFGRAFAEAVEFHQRADVPYGMFLSGGTDSAAVLHAMSRLNERPVLAFTAGFDTGDKDEREQAAAAAKAAGARHVRLEVTEAEVWRHLPEIVGAMDDPAADYAIVPTWFLARRAREEVKVVLSGEGGDEILAGYGRHRSAMRPWWLGGKAMRAHGTFDRLDVLRDPPRLWRDGFEAAETAAATPGRTRLMAAQALDIADWLPNDLLLKLDRCLMAHGVEGRVPFLDRAVTEACWRLPDGLKVRRETGKWLLRQWLAQNFPASQPFAKKKGFTVPMGAWIASAADRLAPLVAAQPGVAEIARPERILPLFRAAGGKREGFAAWHLLFYALWHARHVERRAMQGDVFEALAAR; from the coding sequence ATGTGCGGCATCGCGGGCCTCGCCCTCCGCACCGGCCAGGCGCCGGATTCCCGGGTGCTGGAGGCGCTGACCCGCGCCCTGGCGCATCGCGGGCCGGACGGGCAGGGGCATCACGTCGTGGGCCCCGTGGCGCTCGCGCATACGCGGCTGGCGATCATCGACCTGGAGACCGGCGACCAGCCGCTCTTCGCCGGGCCGGCGGCGCTGGTCGGCAATGGCGAGATCTACAACAACCCCGAGCTCCGCGCCGCCAACGCCTTCTCCTGCGCCACCGGCAGCGACTGCGAGCCGCCGCTGCACCTGTGGCGGCAGGAGGGCATCCGCTTCGCCGACGGGCTGCGCGGCATGTGGGCGCTGGCCATCCATGACCGCTCGGCGCGGCGGGTGGTGCTGTCGCGCGACCCCTTCGGCATCAAGCCGCTCTACATCGCCGAGGTGGCGGGCGGCGTCGCCTTCGCCTCCGAGCCGCAGGCCCTGGTCGCGGCCGGGCTGGTGGCGCCGAAGGTCCGGGCGGAAAGCCGGGACGAGCTGATGCAGCTCCAGTTCACCACCGGCGCGGAGACCATCTTCGAGGGCATCCAGCGGGTGCTGCCGGGCGAGACCCTGGCCATCTCGGACGGCGCCGTGGTGGAGCGGCACCGGCAGCCGGCCCTGCCGGAGGGCGGGCCGGAGGAGATCGGCGAGGCCGAGGCGATCGCCCGCTTCGGCCGGGCCTTCGCCGAGGCGGTGGAGTTCCACCAGCGCGCCGACGTGCCCTATGGCATGTTCCTCTCCGGCGGCACGGACAGCGCCGCGGTGTTGCACGCCATGTCGCGGCTGAACGAGCGGCCGGTCCTGGCCTTCACCGCCGGCTTCGACACGGGCGACAAGGACGAGCGCGAGCAGGCCGCCGCCGCCGCGAAGGCCGCCGGCGCCCGGCATGTGCGGCTGGAGGTGACCGAGGCCGAGGTCTGGCGCCATCTGCCGGAGATCGTCGGCGCCATGGACGACCCGGCGGCGGACTACGCCATCGTGCCGACCTGGTTCCTCGCCCGGCGGGCGCGGGAGGAGGTGAAGGTCGTGCTTTCCGGCGAGGGCGGCGACGAGATCCTGGCCGGCTACGGCCGCCACCGCTCCGCCATGCGCCCCTGGTGGCTGGGCGGCAAGGCGATGCGCGCCCACGGCACCTTCGACCGGCTCGACGTGCTGCGCGACCCGCCGCGCCTGTGGCGCGACGGGTTCGAGGCCGCCGAGACCGCCGCCGCGACGCCGGGCCGCACCCGGCTGATGGCCGCCCAGGCGCTGGACATCGCCGACTGGCTGCCCAACGACCTGCTGCTGAAGCTGGACCGCTGCCTGATGGCCCATGGGGTGGAGGGGCGCGTGCCTTTCCTCGACCGCGCGGTGACGGAGGCCTGCTGGCGCCTGCCGGATGGACTGAAGGTGCGGCGGGAGACCGGCAAATGGCTGCTGCGGCAGTGGCTGGCGCAGAACTTCCCCGCCTCGCAGCCCTTCGCGAAGAAGAAGGGCTTCACCGTGCCGATGGGCGCCTGGATCGCTTCCGCCGCCGACCGGCTGGCGCCGCTGGTGGCAGCGCAGCCCGGCGTGGCGGAGATCGCGCGGCCGGAGCGCATCCTGCCGCTGTTCCGCGCGGCGGGCGGCAAGCGCGAGGGCTTCGCCGCCTGGCACCTGCTCTTCTACGCGCTCTGGCACGCGCGGCATGTCGAGCGTCGGGCCATGCAGGGGGATGTCTTCGAGGCGCTGGCAGCCCGCTGA
- a CDS encoding mechanosensitive ion channel family protein, which yields MERVRSFLAWVPAEVFAALLLLLAAGLALALTRFCLRLLYRLAGRYGRSFLQVLVTRSTGPLCTFLVILAVGTVLPAAPFSYATTLTLAQVLLCAFILALGWMLVTALNLGAEVYLRRFRLDVEDNLLARKHVTQVRILLRTGQTLLVIVTVAAALTSIPAVRQYGVSLFASAGAAGLVLGLAARPLLSNMLAGIQIAMTQPIRVEDAVVLEGEWGWIENITSTYVVVRLWDLRRLIVPLSYFIEKPFQNWTHESSDLIGSVFLRVDYTVPLDRMREKLKEIASASRFWDRKTCVLQVTDTPGNMVEIRILVSARGGGNTFDLRCEVREKMIAFLQAEYPEALPRQRTEITGNSLDGLLEQRRGTEETVRRAA from the coding sequence TTGGAACGGGTCCGGAGCTTCCTGGCCTGGGTTCCGGCGGAAGTCTTCGCCGCCCTGCTGCTGCTCCTGGCGGCGGGGCTCGCCCTGGCCCTGACCCGCTTCTGCCTCCGCCTGCTCTACCGCCTGGCGGGACGCTACGGCCGCAGCTTCCTGCAGGTGCTGGTGACGCGGAGCACGGGCCCCCTCTGCACCTTCCTGGTGATCCTTGCCGTCGGCACGGTACTGCCGGCGGCGCCCTTCTCCTATGCCACCACGCTGACACTGGCGCAGGTGCTGCTCTGCGCCTTCATCCTGGCCCTGGGCTGGATGCTGGTCACCGCGCTCAACCTGGGGGCCGAGGTCTATCTGCGCCGCTTCCGCCTGGACGTGGAGGACAACCTCCTCGCCCGCAAGCATGTCACGCAGGTCCGCATCCTTCTGCGCACCGGGCAGACGCTGCTGGTGATCGTCACCGTGGCCGCGGCACTCACCAGCATCCCCGCCGTGCGGCAATACGGCGTATCGCTCTTCGCCTCGGCGGGCGCCGCCGGCCTGGTGCTGGGCCTCGCGGCGCGGCCGCTGCTGAGCAACATGCTGGCGGGCATCCAGATCGCCATGACGCAGCCGATCCGGGTCGAGGACGCGGTGGTGCTGGAAGGCGAATGGGGCTGGATCGAGAACATCACCAGCACCTATGTCGTGGTCCGGCTCTGGGATCTGCGGCGGCTGATCGTGCCGCTCTCCTACTTCATCGAGAAGCCGTTCCAGAACTGGACGCATGAGAGCTCCGACCTCATCGGCTCGGTCTTCCTGCGCGTGGACTACACCGTGCCGCTGGACCGGATGCGGGAGAAGCTGAAGGAGATCGCCTCCGCCAGCCGCTTCTGGGACCGCAAGACCTGCGTACTCCAGGTGACGGACACGCCGGGCAACATGGTGGAGATCCGCATCCTCGTCAGCGCGCGGGGCGGCGGCAACACCTTCGACCTGCGCTGCGAGGTGCGGGAGAAGATGATCGCCTTCCTGCAGGCGGAATACCCCGAGGCCCTGCCGCGCCAGCGCACGGAGATCACCGGCAACAGCCTGGACGGGCTGCTGGAGCAGCGGCGCGGCACGGAGGAAACGGTGCGCCGCGCCGCCTGA
- a CDS encoding glycosyltransferase, with protein MAGAAKGGAETFYERLCLGLHDSGEEVLPVIRREPARETRLREGGLAPVTLGFGGPLDLLTGPRLRAALRRFRPAVTVAWMNRAARFTPKGDWTLVGRLGGYYDLRHYRRCDHLVANTRDLVAWITKQGWAPGRVHHLPNFVPDLSGATPAALPAPPGKRRLLAMGRLHRNKGFDVLLRALADLPEAHLSLAGEGPERAALEGLARELGLGDRLSFLGWRTDTGALLAGAEVFVCPSRHEPLGNVVLEAFSAARPVVAAAAQGPSEVIRDGETGLLAPLEEPAPLAAAIRRVLDDPALAERLAGAGRRDFEAEHAAAPVLARWRSFLRAVAPSEAGSAGREAR; from the coding sequence AACCGGCGCGCGAGACGCGGCTGCGGGAAGGGGGCCTCGCCCCCGTCACGCTGGGCTTCGGCGGCCCGCTCGACCTGCTGACCGGGCCGCGCCTGCGCGCCGCGCTGCGGCGCTTCCGCCCCGCCGTGACGGTGGCCTGGATGAACCGCGCGGCGCGCTTCACGCCGAAGGGCGACTGGACCCTGGTGGGGCGGCTGGGCGGCTATTACGACCTGCGGCACTACCGGCGCTGCGACCATCTGGTGGCCAATACGCGCGATCTCGTCGCCTGGATCACCAAACAGGGCTGGGCGCCCGGGCGCGTGCACCATCTGCCGAATTTCGTGCCGGACCTGTCCGGCGCCACGCCCGCCGCGCTGCCCGCCCCGCCGGGGAAGCGGCGGCTCCTCGCCATGGGCCGCCTGCACCGCAACAAGGGCTTCGACGTGCTGCTGCGTGCCCTGGCGGACCTGCCGGAAGCGCATCTCTCCCTGGCCGGCGAGGGGCCGGAGCGCGCCGCCCTGGAAGGGCTGGCACGGGAACTGGGTCTGGGGGACCGCCTCTCCTTCCTGGGCTGGCGCACCGACACGGGGGCGCTGCTGGCGGGGGCGGAGGTCTTCGTCTGCCCATCCCGGCATGAGCCATTGGGCAATGTGGTGCTGGAGGCCTTCTCGGCCGCGCGCCCCGTCGTGGCCGCCGCCGCGCAGGGGCCCAGCGAGGTGATCCGCGACGGCGAGACCGGGCTGCTGGCGCCGCTGGAGGAGCCTGCGCCCCTGGCGGCCGCGATCCGCCGCGTGCTGGACGACCCGGCCCTGGCGGAACGCCTCGCCGGTGCCGGACGGCGGGATTTCGAGGCCGAGCACGCGGCGGCGCCGGTCCTGGCGCGCTGGCGGAGCTTCCTCCGCGCCGTGGCGCCGTCGGAGGCCGGTTCCGCCGGCCGGGAGGCACGCTGA
- a CDS encoding VOC family protein, which produces MTDFTWDHLHLRSPDPEATARYFQEMFGATETGRAAQGNGALRVMLDLSGLPLFIEQVPPGTAAPPEPPFLGLEHVGLRVKDLEATAAALRARGARFVVEPHSPRPGLKIAFLEGPEKLRIELLERAAG; this is translated from the coding sequence ATGACGGATTTCACCTGGGACCACCTGCACCTGCGCAGCCCCGATCCCGAGGCCACGGCGCGCTACTTCCAGGAGATGTTCGGCGCCACCGAGACCGGGCGAGCGGCGCAGGGCAACGGCGCGCTCCGCGTGATGCTCGACCTGTCGGGGCTGCCGCTCTTCATCGAGCAGGTGCCGCCCGGCACCGCCGCGCCGCCGGAGCCCCCCTTCCTCGGGCTGGAGCATGTCGGCCTGCGGGTGAAGGATCTGGAGGCCACCGCCGCCGCGCTGCGGGCCAGGGGCGCCCGTTTCGTGGTGGAGCCGCACTCGCCACGGCCGGGGTTGAAGATCGCCTTCCTGGAAGGGCCGGAGAAGCTGCGGATCGAGCTGCTGGAGCGCGCGGCGGGCTGA